A single window of Onychomys torridus chromosome 8, mOncTor1.1, whole genome shotgun sequence DNA harbors:
- the Atp5mc1 gene encoding ATP synthase F(0) complex subunit C1, mitochondrial, with product MQTTKALLVSPVLIRSCTRGLIRPVSASLSSRPEAPSKQPSCSSSPLQVARREFQTSVVSRDIDTAAKFIGAGAATVGVAGSGAGIGTVFGSLIIGYARNPSLKQQLFSYAILGFALSEAMGLFCLMVAFLILFAM from the exons ATGCAGACCACCAAGGCACTGCTCGTTTCTCCAGTTCTG ATCCGCTCCTGTACCAGGGGTCTAATCAGgcctgtgtctgcttccctcTCGAGTAGACCAGAGGCCCCATCTAAACAG cCTTCCTGCAGCAGCTCCCCTCTCCAGGTGGCCAGACGGGAATTCCAGACCAGTGTTGTTTCCCGCGACATTGACACAGCCGCCAAGTTCATTGGTGCTGGAGCTGCCACAGTTGGTGTGGCTGGATCAGGGGCTGGCATTGGAACAGTGTTTGGTAGCTTGATTATTGGCTATGCCAG GAACCCGTCTCTCAAGCAACAGCTCTTCTCCTATGCCATTCTGGGCTTTGCCCTGTCTGAGGCCATGGGTCTCTTCTGTTTGATGGTcgccttcctcatcctcttcgcCATGTGA